One genomic region from Thalassotalea sp. PS06 encodes:
- a CDS encoding cupin domain-containing protein, translating to MLNLERNIRLAINTEQMAWEDSPAEGVFRKKLEREGVESGLTTSVVKYDKNTAFSAHPHPNGEEIFVLEGVFEDEHGKYPKGSYFRNPPGSQHSPKSPKGCELFVKLNQFQPGDDAQIHIETAKQPWLPGLVDGLSVMPLHSFGTEHTALVRWQPGTHFQPHVHPGGEEIFVLDGVFEDEFGQYPKGTWLRSPPYSKHNPFSEQGCIIFVKTGYMG from the coding sequence TTGTTAAATTTGGAACGTAACATTCGTTTGGCCATTAATACTGAGCAGATGGCATGGGAAGATTCTCCAGCCGAAGGTGTGTTTCGCAAAAAACTGGAACGCGAAGGTGTCGAGAGCGGCTTGACCACCAGCGTCGTCAAATATGATAAAAACACTGCGTTTTCGGCTCACCCGCACCCAAACGGAGAAGAAATTTTTGTGCTTGAAGGTGTGTTTGAAGATGAGCATGGCAAATATCCGAAAGGTTCTTATTTTCGCAATCCTCCCGGCAGCCAACATAGCCCAAAAAGCCCCAAGGGGTGTGAGTTATTTGTAAAACTGAATCAATTTCAACCGGGAGATGATGCGCAAATTCATATCGAAACCGCCAAGCAGCCCTGGCTACCTGGCTTAGTAGACGGCCTGTCGGTAATGCCGCTACATTCTTTTGGCACTGAACATACCGCTTTGGTGAGATGGCAGCCTGGCACGCATTTTCAGCCCCATGTACATCCCGGTGGCGAGGAAATTTTCGTCCTCGATGGTGTATTCGAGGACGAATTCGGTCAGTATCCTAAAGGAACCTGGTTACGCAGCCCGCCTTATTCCAAACACAACCCTTTCTCCGAACAGGGTTGCATTATTTTCGTAAAGACGGGTTATATGGGGTAG
- a CDS encoding acyltransferase family protein: MTNKLDSLQVLRALAAFAVVFSHIPMINRGEFGVDIFFIVSGFIICYITERDNANFMLKRIFRVLPLYYVGTVGLFIIATYVPALVSSDPGSLQELAKSLFFVPYLNADGEMAPVLKLGWTLNYEMFFYLAFALSLRLSTAHASSICASLLVCLICAGQLVDNNNLFFRFYTDTILLEFVYGMAIYALWKNTNHWHVNKALGYFSLVLALVIVTSMFFIDRAGIRFIAFGLPAIAVVCLMLWGTKNIRFPFWLVLLGDASYSLYLFHPYLVLGVDRLLFSMDTLTFTSAAVAFAVVVACGLFSIVSYYWLEKRSNEWLRNRFLPKRPKPRPRVLQPAPAAEIKPIIPGKNIPTPYNPSLRK, from the coding sequence GTGACTAATAAATTAGATTCTTTGCAGGTGCTCCGTGCCCTGGCTGCGTTTGCGGTGGTATTCAGCCATATCCCGATGATTAATCGCGGTGAATTCGGTGTTGATATTTTCTTTATCGTCAGTGGCTTTATCATCTGTTACATCACCGAACGAGACAACGCTAACTTTATGTTAAAGCGTATCTTTCGGGTACTGCCCCTGTACTATGTTGGCACTGTCGGCTTATTTATCATTGCTACCTATGTACCCGCTCTGGTTTCATCGGATCCAGGCAGTTTGCAGGAACTGGCAAAATCCCTGTTTTTTGTCCCCTACCTGAATGCCGATGGTGAAATGGCTCCAGTTTTAAAGCTTGGATGGACACTCAATTATGAAATGTTTTTCTATCTGGCGTTCGCGTTAAGTCTGCGGCTCTCTACAGCCCATGCCAGTTCAATCTGTGCAAGTTTACTGGTGTGTTTGATATGTGCCGGACAATTAGTGGATAACAACAATCTGTTTTTCCGCTTTTACACCGATACCATATTGCTCGAGTTCGTCTATGGCATGGCAATTTATGCCTTGTGGAAAAATACCAACCACTGGCACGTCAACAAAGCCCTTGGTTATTTCTCACTGGTGTTAGCTTTGGTTATTGTTACCTCGATGTTCTTTATCGACAGAGCTGGCATTCGCTTTATTGCCTTTGGGCTACCAGCCATTGCCGTGGTTTGCCTGATGTTGTGGGGAACCAAAAACATACGATTTCCATTTTGGTTGGTGCTGTTAGGTGATGCCAGTTATTCCTTGTATCTGTTCCACCCATATCTGGTCCTTGGCGTAGACCGTCTGCTCTTTAGCATGGACACTTTAACCTTCACCAGCGCAGCGGTCGCGTTTGCGGTAGTCGTCGCCTGTGGTCTGTTTTCCATTGTCTCGTATTACTGGTTAGAGAAACGCAGCAACGAATGGCTTAGAAATCGATTTTTGCCAAAACGTCCAAAGCCGCGTCCAAGAGTACTGCAACCTGCGCCTGCTGCCGAAATCAAACCCATTATTCCGGGAAAGAATATCCCTACCCCATATAACCCGTCTTTACGAAAATAA
- the nhaD gene encoding sodium:proton antiporter NhaD produces MLDYFLIFLAILALLSIVFEEITHVNKAKTTLFLGCVAWMLLFINAGAGSERINHQLEENLLEIAILWLFLMSTMTFVAYLNAQGIIQAAIQKVFPARISQRKLMLSIAGFALVLSSFCDNVTATLVSLALLQSFDLPRAVRIKMAVLVVFAVNSGGVALITGDVTTLMIFLEKHVEISQLLMLFLPAIISVLLLALVFSIGVEGDVVTEQDEHNFSVVELVISAIFISTILLTMALNILYGVPPVLTFLTGLATMFLAGRFMQKDRQRPPMLDYIRRIEYDTLLFFLGILLLVGMLKEIGILTLLAEAYAQYSPGVSSYFAGIGSALVDNVPLTAALLKAQPELSTAQWLSLTYAVGVGGSLLVIGSAAGIIAMSKLSELTFMSYLKYAPALLIAYTAGYLITMWLANALYATGG; encoded by the coding sequence ATGCTCGATTACTTTCTGATTTTCCTGGCGATATTGGCATTATTAAGCATCGTTTTTGAAGAAATTACCCACGTCAATAAAGCCAAGACGACATTGTTTTTGGGATGCGTTGCCTGGATGTTGTTATTCATCAACGCCGGTGCCGGATCCGAACGCATCAATCACCAGCTAGAAGAAAACCTATTGGAAATTGCCATACTCTGGTTGTTTCTCATGTCTACCATGACCTTTGTCGCTTATCTCAATGCCCAGGGAATTATCCAGGCGGCGATACAAAAAGTTTTCCCCGCCCGCATCAGTCAGCGCAAATTGATGTTATCCATCGCTGGTTTTGCCCTGGTACTCTCTTCGTTCTGCGATAATGTTACCGCGACTTTAGTATCACTGGCACTGCTGCAATCATTCGACTTACCGCGAGCGGTGAGAATAAAAATGGCGGTACTTGTGGTGTTTGCGGTTAACTCGGGTGGCGTCGCCTTGATAACAGGTGATGTTACGACGTTAATGATTTTTCTTGAAAAACATGTAGAGATCTCGCAACTTTTGATGCTGTTTTTACCTGCCATAATCAGCGTATTATTGCTGGCTTTGGTATTTAGCATTGGCGTAGAAGGTGATGTCGTAACCGAACAGGACGAGCACAATTTCAGCGTCGTTGAACTTGTGATTTCAGCAATTTTCATCAGTACGATATTACTGACGATGGCGTTAAATATCCTTTATGGTGTGCCGCCTGTGCTCACTTTTCTAACTGGCCTGGCAACCATGTTTCTGGCCGGCCGATTTATGCAAAAAGATCGTCAGCGGCCGCCCATGCTCGATTACATTCGCCGTATCGAATACGACACCCTGTTATTCTTTTTAGGCATATTGTTGCTGGTAGGGATGCTCAAAGAGATTGGTATTTTAACCTTGCTTGCCGAGGCCTATGCCCAATATAGCCCCGGCGTTTCCAGCTACTTTGCAGGTATTGGTTCAGCCCTGGTAGATAACGTGCCGCTCACCGCAGCCTTGCTTAAGGCGCAACCAGAACTATCAACGGCCCAGTGGTTGTCCTTAACCTATGCCGTTGGTGTTGGCGGCTCATTGTTAGTCATAGGATCTGCTGCAGGTATTATCGCAATGAGCAAATTATCTGAGCTCACCTTTATGTCCTATTTAAAATATGCGCCGGCACTTCTTATCGCCTACACCGCCGGATATTTAATTACCATGTGGCTAGCTAATGCCCTGTATGCAACTGGCGGGTAA
- a CDS encoding LacI family DNA-binding transcriptional regulator, giving the protein MATIKDVAKQAGVSIATVSRVINLGEKVNAQTRAKVTAAMQELGYRPNANARALVTQKTATIGVVIPELTDPFFASLASGVDEIAKEKRLQLLLSTGTGSEESELQALNVLIDRNCDAIVIHSKHIASDKLIALAKQHPGLVLIDRCVEAIQERCVWLDNLEGGKIAARHFLALGHKQFACISSEYDIEDPRLRLQGFQQCLIENNIDSDNTPVTFAPPNQQGGEIAVQKLLTDGHQFTALFVYNDAMASGAISTLEDNGFRVPEDISVIGFDDVILASYTRPKLTTMHYPVNAMAKQAAHLALQLTETNAAPLKQKQESGKHLPRLVNRASCVRR; this is encoded by the coding sequence ATGGCGACAATTAAGGATGTAGCGAAACAAGCAGGGGTTTCCATAGCCACCGTATCCCGGGTCATAAACCTCGGTGAAAAAGTGAATGCGCAAACCCGAGCGAAGGTGACCGCGGCGATGCAGGAATTGGGATATCGTCCTAATGCCAACGCCCGAGCTCTGGTTACCCAGAAAACCGCAACCATCGGTGTTGTCATTCCCGAATTAACAGACCCATTCTTTGCTTCTTTAGCCAGTGGTGTCGATGAGATAGCCAAAGAAAAGCGGTTGCAGTTACTGCTAAGTACCGGTACCGGGAGCGAGGAATCTGAATTACAAGCACTAAATGTTCTGATCGACAGAAACTGTGATGCGATTGTCATCCACAGCAAACATATCGCCAGTGATAAACTAATTGCTTTGGCAAAACAGCACCCGGGGTTAGTACTGATTGACCGCTGTGTTGAAGCAATACAAGAGCGCTGCGTCTGGCTCGATAACCTTGAGGGCGGCAAAATCGCTGCCAGGCATTTTTTGGCCCTTGGCCATAAGCAGTTTGCCTGCATTTCCAGTGAGTATGATATCGAAGATCCACGTCTGCGCTTACAGGGCTTTCAACAATGTCTTATCGAAAACAATATTGACAGTGACAATACGCCGGTTACATTTGCGCCGCCGAATCAACAAGGTGGTGAAATTGCCGTGCAGAAACTGCTCACCGATGGTCATCAATTTACCGCTTTGTTTGTTTATAACGACGCCATGGCCTCTGGTGCTATCAGCACATTGGAAGACAATGGTTTTCGGGTACCTGAAGACATATCGGTCATTGGTTTTGATGATGTCATTCTCGCCAGCTATACCCGGCCAAAACTCACCACCATGCATTACCCGGTAAACGCCATGGCAAAACAAGCAGCGCACCTGGCATTACAGCTAACCGAAACGAATGCGGCACCATTGAAGCAAAAACAAGAATCTGGAAAACACTTACCCCGGCTTGTTAATCGCGCTTCCTGTGTGCGCAGATAA
- a CDS encoding UDP-glucose--hexose-1-phosphate uridylyltransferase, with translation MTDTFDPTEHPHRRFNPLTGEWVLVSPHRAKRPWQGQVEPATEDDRPAYDKSCYLCAGNTRINGEVNDQYEGTYVFDNDFAALKEDTPVTATDDPLLKMQTEQGKSRVICFSEDHSKTLPELSVTKLQQVVKTWQQQCAELGQKFQSVQVFENKGAMMGCSNPHPHGQIWAQTQLPTLVSKKQNAQLEYLQTQKSSLLQDYVAREIAAKERVVVANDDWVVVVPYWAAWPFETLLLPRFNVQRMTDLTTMQTLSLADILKQITTRYDNLFQCSFPYSMGWHGAPYDGEEHPEWTLHASFLPPLLRSATVKKFMVGYEMMAEAQRDLTAEQAAERLRSVSATHYKELSK, from the coding sequence ATGACCGATACTTTTGATCCAACCGAACATCCACACCGTCGTTTTAATCCTTTGACTGGTGAATGGGTGTTGGTTTCACCGCACCGGGCAAAACGCCCGTGGCAAGGGCAGGTTGAGCCTGCTACTGAAGATGATCGTCCGGCTTATGATAAATCCTGTTATTTATGTGCTGGTAATACTCGAATTAATGGTGAAGTGAATGACCAATACGAGGGCACCTATGTGTTTGATAATGATTTTGCGGCGCTAAAAGAAGACACCCCGGTTACGGCAACGGATGATCCGTTATTGAAAATGCAGACAGAGCAGGGCAAAAGTCGGGTAATTTGTTTTAGTGAAGATCACAGCAAAACTTTGCCTGAGCTTTCCGTCACTAAGCTGCAGCAAGTAGTAAAAACCTGGCAACAGCAATGTGCAGAGTTGGGACAAAAGTTTCAGTCGGTACAGGTGTTTGAAAATAAGGGCGCAATGATGGGCTGTTCTAACCCGCACCCGCATGGCCAGATCTGGGCGCAAACGCAATTACCAACACTAGTCAGTAAAAAGCAGAACGCCCAACTTGAGTATTTGCAGACCCAAAAGAGTAGTTTGCTGCAGGACTATGTTGCTCGGGAAATTGCAGCGAAGGAGCGAGTTGTCGTTGCCAATGATGACTGGGTCGTTGTGGTTCCTTACTGGGCGGCATGGCCGTTTGAAACCCTGTTATTACCAAGGTTCAACGTGCAGCGCATGACAGATTTAACCACCATGCAGACCTTAAGCCTTGCCGATATTCTCAAGCAAATTACCACTCGTTACGATAATTTGTTTCAGTGTTCATTCCCATACTCCATGGGGTGGCATGGCGCACCATACGATGGTGAAGAGCATCCAGAATGGACCTTACATGCTAGCTTCCTGCCGCCATTATTGCGCAGCGCCACAGTGAAGAAGTTTATGGTTGGCTATGAAATGATGGCCGAAGCGCAGCGGGATCTTACCGCCGAACAAGCCGCCGAGCGTTTACGTAGTGTTAGCGCGACTCACTATAAGGAGTTATCAAAGTGA
- the galK gene encoding galactokinase produces the protein MNLKQQASQHFQQQFSTPCDIVCYAPGRVNVIGDHTDYNDGFVLPAAINYGTAIAASKRDDNQVLVYAHDCDQQTSQFSLDDIQFDQNMMWSNYVRGTIAMLQNKFPEVGGATLAVTGNVPQGAGLSSSASFEIAILKTFASLYELPLDGIQAALLGQQAENQFVGCNCGIMDQLISAMGQESNAMLLDCRALTFEDAPIPAGFSFVIVNSNVKRGLVDSEYNLRREQCEAVAKHFGVKALRDLTLEQLQSEQANLSDVEYRRARHVISENDRTLAVLEALKGNDIATMSELMMASHMSLKDDFEVTTPQMDALVEIIAEVIGQQGGTRMTGGGFGGCVVALAPDELVEPIKAAISAQYEQRSGLVANVYVCTAEQGAFRV, from the coding sequence GTGAATTTAAAACAACAGGCTAGCCAGCATTTTCAACAGCAGTTTTCGACGCCTTGCGATATCGTTTGTTATGCGCCAGGAAGAGTGAACGTTATTGGCGATCATACCGATTACAACGATGGTTTTGTATTGCCGGCGGCAATTAATTACGGTACCGCTATCGCCGCGTCCAAACGCGACGATAACCAGGTTTTGGTTTACGCCCATGATTGCGACCAGCAAACATCACAATTCTCTTTAGATGATATTCAATTTGATCAAAACATGATGTGGAGCAACTATGTGCGTGGCACCATTGCCATGCTGCAAAACAAGTTCCCTGAAGTTGGCGGTGCGACCCTTGCGGTTACCGGCAATGTGCCGCAAGGCGCAGGATTAAGTTCTTCTGCCAGTTTTGAAATTGCGATTTTAAAGACCTTCGCCAGTTTATATGAGCTGCCACTTGATGGTATTCAGGCAGCATTGCTTGGCCAACAGGCTGAGAATCAATTCGTCGGTTGTAACTGCGGCATTATGGATCAACTGATATCGGCAATGGGGCAGGAGTCCAATGCTATGTTGCTTGATTGTCGGGCATTGACCTTTGAAGATGCACCGATTCCGGCAGGCTTCTCTTTCGTTATCGTAAATTCGAATGTTAAACGCGGCCTGGTAGACAGTGAATACAATTTGCGCCGTGAGCAATGTGAAGCGGTAGCAAAACATTTCGGTGTCAAAGCATTACGTGATTTAACCCTGGAACAACTGCAATCTGAACAGGCGAACTTATCAGACGTTGAGTATCGTCGTGCCCGTCATGTTATCTCTGAAAATGATAGAACGCTGGCGGTATTAGAGGCGCTGAAAGGCAATGATATTGCCACCATGAGCGAGTTAATGATGGCCTCTCACATGTCATTAAAAGACGACTTTGAAGTGACCACACCTCAGATGGATGCCTTGGTTGAGATAATTGCTGAGGTAATTGGCCAGCAAGGTGGCACCCGAATGACAGGTGGCGGATTTGGTGGTTGTGTGGTTGCGCTGGCACCAGATGAATTGGTGGAACCAATAAAAGCGGCGATTAGTGCTCAATACGAGCAACGCTCTGGTCTGGTTGCTAATGTCTATGTCTGCACCGCTGAGCAGGGCGCATTTCGCGTTTAA
- a CDS encoding GntR family transcriptional regulator: MDTSRTTKILSVKDQIAEQLRTDIISGAFPPNTKLNETELANRFGLSRGPIRDVILQLTKEGLLISKNNCGASVNSVLDPSMQKLMIKLRREIEVFAIEQINDSLTELDIRDLEAILADLQKALDAEDYAEVTKIDISFHRYLINKAGGDELVNIWYPYVMRMRLNYKRISSSLQCVDEHSRILEALKAGDMKLASKAVKANIK; encoded by the coding sequence ATGGACACATCACGGACTACAAAAATTCTTTCCGTAAAAGACCAAATTGCAGAGCAATTGCGCACAGATATCATCTCTGGTGCATTTCCGCCAAACACTAAGCTAAATGAAACCGAATTGGCGAATCGCTTTGGCTTATCCCGGGGCCCTATTCGTGACGTTATCTTACAGCTAACCAAAGAAGGTTTGCTGATATCCAAAAATAACTGCGGTGCCTCTGTTAATAGCGTGCTCGATCCAAGCATGCAAAAACTGATGATTAAACTTCGTCGTGAAATCGAAGTGTTCGCCATTGAGCAAATCAATGATAGCCTGACTGAGCTGGATATTAGAGATTTGGAAGCGATACTTGCCGATCTGCAAAAAGCTCTGGATGCTGAAGACTACGCAGAAGTTACCAAAATTGATATTTCTTTCCACCGCTACTTAATCAACAAAGCAGGTGGCGACGAATTGGTGAATATCTGGTATCCGTATGTGATGCGTATGCGTTTGAACTACAAGCGTATCAGCAGTAGCTTGCAATGTGTTGATGAGCACAGCCGCATACTTGAGGCGTTGAAAGCTGGTGATATGAAGCTAGCGAGCAAAGCCGTTAAAGCGAATATAAAGTAA
- a CDS encoding 2Fe-2S iron-sulfur cluster-binding protein — protein sequence MAKITFITSDNEKIEVEGESGSVMELAVENGVEGIDGDCGGVCSCATCHVHVASEDMAKVGPAGEVEQELLEFSDNFCEQSRLSCQIEIVEELDGITLTVAN from the coding sequence ATGGCAAAAATAACCTTTATTACCTCTGACAACGAAAAGATTGAAGTTGAAGGTGAATCTGGCTCAGTAATGGAGTTAGCTGTTGAGAATGGCGTTGAAGGTATCGACGGTGATTGCGGCGGCGTATGCTCCTGTGCAACCTGTCATGTGCATGTTGCCAGCGAAGATATGGCTAAAGTTGGCCCTGCTGGTGAGGTAGAGCAGGAACTGTTGGAATTTAGTGATAATTTTTGTGAGCAAAGCCGCTTGAGTTGTCAGATTGAAATCGTTGAAGAACTCGATGGTATTACCTTAACGGTAGCGAACTAG
- a CDS encoding DUF2986 domain-containing protein — translation MNRKKKIKSILMAKKKKANKKLHNSNKPKYISKAEREEMAEIKQRPAELENLNSEDQDVNS, via the coding sequence ATGAACCGCAAAAAGAAAATTAAGTCCATTTTGATGGCCAAAAAGAAAAAGGCCAACAAGAAGCTTCACAACAGCAATAAGCCAAAGTATATTTCGAAGGCCGAACGGGAGGAAATGGCTGAAATTAAGCAACGACCAGCAGAACTTGAAAATCTGAATTCAGAAGATCAGGATGTTAATTCTTAG
- the gnd gene encoding decarboxylating NADP(+)-dependent phosphogluconate dehydrogenase has protein sequence MKQQSDIGVIGLAVMGENLILNMASKGFTVTAYNRTTEKVDRFINGRAQGQSIRGAHSVEEFVKSLASPRKIMLMVKAGSAVDATIEQLLPYLSEGDILIDGGNSQFEDSDRRTKYLEEKGFLYIGTGVSGGEEGALLGPSIMPGGSKAAWPQVKPIFQGIAAKVNGDVPCCDWVGNGGAGHFVKMVHNGIEYGDMQLICEAYILMRDVLGLSVDEMAKVFADWKQTELSSYLIDITADIMAYKEDGQPLIDVILDTAGQKGTGKWTGVTALHLGTPLTLIGEAVFARCLSALKEQRVVASEIIDGVTTEFTGDKQAFIDALKDALLASKMVSYAQGYALMKQASEDFGWELDYGAIALMWRGGCIIRSVFLDDIKNAYDKNPEIDNLLLDDYFNQAIKAAQPGWRKVVSEATLAGISIPCLASALSYFDGYRCKDLPANLLQAQRDYFGAHTYERKDKPRGEFFHTNWTGRGGDTSSTTYDV, from the coding sequence TTGAAACAGCAGTCAGATATTGGTGTTATCGGCCTGGCGGTAATGGGCGAAAACCTAATACTGAACATGGCTTCAAAAGGCTTCACGGTAACCGCTTATAACCGTACCACGGAAAAAGTGGATCGTTTTATCAATGGCCGGGCGCAAGGCCAAAGCATTCGCGGCGCTCATAGCGTAGAAGAGTTCGTTAAATCCTTGGCCAGCCCTCGTAAAATCATGCTGATGGTTAAAGCTGGTAGTGCCGTAGACGCAACCATAGAACAGCTTTTACCTTACCTTAGCGAAGGTGACATTCTTATCGACGGTGGCAACAGCCAGTTTGAAGATTCTGACCGTCGTACTAAATATCTTGAAGAGAAAGGCTTTCTTTATATCGGCACGGGTGTTTCCGGCGGCGAAGAAGGTGCTCTTTTAGGCCCATCCATTATGCCTGGCGGTTCAAAAGCAGCCTGGCCACAAGTAAAACCTATCTTCCAGGGCATTGCCGCAAAAGTAAATGGCGATGTACCATGCTGTGACTGGGTTGGTAACGGTGGCGCTGGTCATTTCGTGAAAATGGTCCACAACGGTATCGAATATGGCGATATGCAGTTAATTTGCGAAGCCTATATTTTGATGCGCGATGTGCTTGGTTTGTCAGTCGACGAAATGGCAAAAGTGTTTGCTGACTGGAAGCAAACCGAACTAAGCAGCTACCTGATTGATATCACCGCAGACATCATGGCCTACAAAGAAGATGGCCAGCCACTAATCGATGTAATCTTAGATACTGCAGGCCAAAAAGGTACAGGTAAATGGACGGGTGTTACCGCGTTGCATTTAGGTACGCCGTTAACCTTGATTGGTGAAGCCGTATTTGCCCGTTGTCTGTCGGCATTAAAAGAACAACGTGTTGTTGCCTCAGAGATTATCGATGGCGTTACCACAGAATTTACCGGTGACAAGCAAGCCTTTATCGATGCCCTAAAAGATGCTTTGCTGGCTTCGAAGATGGTCTCCTATGCCCAGGGCTATGCCCTGATGAAACAGGCATCTGAAGATTTTGGCTGGGAATTAGATTATGGCGCAATCGCGCTAATGTGGCGTGGCGGTTGTATTATCCGCAGCGTATTCCTGGATGACATCAAGAACGCTTACGATAAAAACCCAGAGATTGATAACCTGTTGTTGGACGATTACTTTAATCAGGCCATCAAAGCAGCCCAGCCAGGTTGGCGTAAAGTGGTTAGTGAAGCGACATTAGCGGGTATTTCCATTCCATGCCTGGCGTCAGCATTAAGTTATTTTGATGGCTACCGCTGTAAAGATTTACCGGCAAACCTGCTGCAAGCTCAACGGGATTATTTTGGCGCTCACACCTACGAGCGCAAAGACAAACCTCGTGGTGAGTTCTTCCATACCAACTGGACAGGTCGTGGTGGCGATACCTCTTCCACCACCTACGACGTTTAA
- a CDS encoding 6-bladed beta-propeller, which produces MSDSVILPKNGIDPHGMIIGEGQFQYRVNNRWGILDKEKYPVENCHDFAIDSQQRIYMVTDHPDNQVIVYDVNGNVVDAFGKMFPGAHAIEIVKEGNKENDSEQEFIYLVDSGWITNRNWDGVSTDAWDSPKNKVIAQAGFIAKLTLDGQLLFTISHPQTIGIYTPDMPYRPTDIAVNSNGDIYVCDGYGSDYVIQYDKQGRYIRHFGGHDNKDANHNLVNAHGIAIDTRNPEKKQLIISSRAEQCLKLFSLEGEYQGKINTPGAWVHGPVFAKDYFVTSVCWSDIDGKNVDNSGYVSIFDNHDKVVVNLGAGKPEYRDNQLQPMTTTWDIFNHPHGICIDNDDNIYVGQWRAGQSYPIKLEKIG; this is translated from the coding sequence ATGAGCGATAGCGTTATATTGCCGAAAAATGGAATCGATCCGCACGGCATGATTATTGGTGAAGGTCAGTTTCAATATCGGGTAAACAACCGTTGGGGGATCTTAGATAAGGAGAAATATCCGGTAGAAAACTGCCATGATTTCGCCATCGATTCACAGCAGCGAATTTATATGGTTACCGATCACCCGGACAATCAGGTCATTGTTTATGACGTAAATGGGAATGTGGTTGATGCCTTTGGCAAAATGTTTCCTGGCGCCCATGCCATTGAAATTGTCAAAGAAGGGAATAAAGAAAACGACAGCGAGCAAGAGTTTATCTATCTGGTGGACAGTGGCTGGATAACCAATCGCAATTGGGATGGGGTATCAACCGATGCCTGGGACTCACCGAAAAATAAAGTTATCGCCCAAGCCGGATTTATTGCCAAGTTAACCTTGGATGGACAACTGCTTTTCACTATCTCGCACCCGCAGACCATAGGTATTTATACCCCAGACATGCCCTACCGGCCCACGGATATTGCCGTTAATAGTAATGGTGATATCTACGTTTGCGATGGTTATGGTTCTGATTATGTCATTCAATACGACAAGCAAGGCAGATACATTCGTCACTTTGGTGGTCATGATAATAAAGACGCTAATCACAATCTGGTCAATGCTCATGGTATCGCTATCGATACACGTAACCCCGAGAAGAAACAGCTGATTATTAGCTCCCGCGCTGAACAATGTCTAAAATTATTTTCCTTAGAAGGGGAATATCAGGGTAAGATAAACACCCCCGGAGCATGGGTACATGGTCCGGTGTTTGCAAAAGATTATTTCGTAACATCAGTATGTTGGTCGGATATCGATGGCAAAAATGTCGATAACTCAGGCTATGTAAGCATATTTGATAACCACGATAAGGTTGTAGTGAATTTAGGTGCAGGAAAACCTGAATACCGAGACAATCAATTGCAACCGATGACGACAACCTGGGATATTTTTAATCATCCCCATGGTATCTGCATCGATAATGACGACAACATATATGTAGGACAATGGCGTGCAGGTCAATCCTACCCGATTAAACTTGAAAAAATTGGATAG